A window of Streptomyces sp. SAI-127 contains these coding sequences:
- a CDS encoding ATP-binding cassette domain-containing protein codes for MTDGVYARGHRFLRARWRVLVRLGGWSVLETGQTFLTGYAPARALDEGFLAGRPGVGLAWLGVAGIGVLVGAWGTVRVYAAVAALVEPLRDVLVGRVVERGVREADAGALSGLTQQVEIARDTFAGLVMVSRSFVFTAVGAVVGLASLDPLLLLVVVPPLAAGLGLFAATLRPLARRQEEFLVADEALADGLGRVCPGLRDITAAGAEDRVAAGTGRLVDAEQRAAYSLARWSVLRVVSLALGGQLPIVLLLACAPWLLARGVTTGALVGALAYVTQSLLPALRNLVHGLGTSGSRLVVVLRRLVREPAAEPAAERSVVRTESHGANPLPGRHPAAHDLAATAGAPAQSDAPDETGHGLTDARPADRQAVPGQRLAPDTRTHAADAVVRTGSHGANPPPGRHPVAHDLAATAGTPPQSDPPDETGHGHTEARPADRQAEPGQRLDSHTRAHAADAVVRTESHGANPLPGRHPAAHDLAATAGAPAQSDAPDETGHGLTDARPADRQAEPGHRLAPDTRARAADPECDTHANAAATAHTPTREAAHDPGTGPRKADTPHSTAPHTKDRSSTPRPAGTTAPALSLTSVSFAYGPAATPVVDRLDLDLPPGAHLAVVGPSGIGKSTLTALIAGLLHPTGGRIRLCGHPVPSPDAAALRVLIPQEAYVHTGTLAENLGHLRPDPVPEPELLAAAEAVGLGPLLEALGGSRATVDPAALSAGERQLIALTRAYLSYAPLVLLDEATCHLDPRAEERAERAFASRPGTTLVVVAHRISSARRAGRVLLMDGPRTAYGTHEELVRDSPAYRELVGGWTAVVPKRSEPALSLGDPDRVDAVAGPGLAGDRGHVVAHGPVGQAQASRDLRDGRPLGREG; via the coding sequence GGGGTGCTCGTGGGCGCCTGGGGGACGGTCCGGGTGTACGCCGCCGTCGCCGCGCTGGTCGAGCCGCTCCGGGACGTCCTGGTCGGGCGGGTGGTCGAGCGCGGGGTGCGGGAGGCGGACGCGGGGGCGCTGTCCGGACTGACCCAGCAGGTGGAGATCGCGCGGGACACGTTCGCCGGGCTGGTGATGGTGTCGCGTTCGTTCGTGTTCACGGCCGTCGGTGCCGTCGTCGGACTGGCCTCGCTCGACCCGCTGCTCCTGCTGGTCGTGGTGCCGCCGCTCGCCGCGGGACTTGGCCTGTTCGCGGCCACGCTGCGTCCGCTGGCCCGCCGCCAGGAGGAGTTCCTCGTCGCCGACGAGGCGCTGGCCGACGGTCTCGGCAGGGTCTGCCCGGGGCTGCGGGACATCACGGCGGCCGGTGCCGAGGACCGGGTCGCCGCCGGCACGGGCCGACTTGTCGACGCCGAGCAGCGGGCCGCGTACTCCCTCGCCCGCTGGTCCGTCCTGCGCGTGGTCTCCCTCGCCCTCGGCGGCCAGCTCCCGATCGTCCTCCTCCTGGCCTGCGCGCCCTGGCTCCTGGCCCGTGGCGTCACCACGGGCGCCCTGGTCGGCGCCCTCGCCTACGTCACCCAGTCCCTGCTCCCCGCCCTGCGCAACCTGGTCCACGGGCTGGGAACGAGCGGCTCCCGGCTGGTGGTGGTCCTGCGGCGACTGGTCCGCGAGCCCGCCGCCGAACCGGCCGCCGAGCGGTCGGTCGTACGGACGGAATCACACGGCGCGAATCCTCTGCCCGGGAGACACCCCGCGGCCCACGACCTCGCCGCGACCGCGGGCGCTCCCGCGCAGTCGGACGCGCCCGACGAGACCGGCCACGGCCTCACCGACGCGAGGCCCGCCGACCGGCAGGCCGTGCCGGGCCAACGACTCGCCCCGGACACCCGGACACATGCGGCGGACGCGGTCGTACGGACGGGATCACACGGCGCGAATCCTCCGCCCGGGAGACACCCCGTGGCCCACGACCTCGCCGCGACCGCAGGCACTCCCCCGCAGTCGGACCCGCCCGACGAGACCGGCCACGGGCACACCGAAGCGAGGCCCGCAGACCGGCAGGCCGAGCCGGGCCAACGCCTGGACTCCCACACCCGGGCACACGCGGCGGACGCGGTCGTACGGACGGAATCACACGGCGCGAATCCTCTGCCCGGGAGACACCCCGCGGCCCACGACCTCGCCGCGACCGCGGGCGCTCCCGCGCAGTCGGACGCGCCCGACGAGACCGGCCACGGCCTCACCGACGCGAGGCCCGCAGACCGGCAGGCCGAGCCGGGCCACCGACTCGCCCCGGACACCCGGGCACGGGCGGCGGACCCCGAGTGCGACACCCACGCCAACGCGGCCGCCACCGCACACACCCCCACACGCGAGGCAGCCCACGACCCCGGCACCGGGCCCAGGAAAGCCGACACCCCACACAGCACCGCACCGCACACGAAAGACCGCAGCTCCACCCCCCGCCCCGCCGGAACCACCGCCCCCGCCCTCTCCCTCACCTCCGTCTCCTTCGCCTACGGCCCCGCCGCCACCCCCGTCGTCGACCGACTCGATCTCGACCTCCCGCCCGGCGCCCATCTGGCCGTCGTGGGCCCCAGCGGGATCGGGAAGTCCACGCTCACGGCCCTGATCGCGGGGCTCCTGCACCCCACCGGCGGCAGGATCCGGCTCTGCGGGCACCCCGTCCCCTCCCCCGACGCGGCCGCGCTGCGCGTGCTCATCCCGCAGGAGGCGTACGTCCACACCGGCACCCTCGCCGAGAACCTCGGACATCTGCGGCCGGACCCGGTGCCCGAGCCGGAGCTGCTCGCGGCTGCCGAGGCGGTCGGGCTCGGCCCGCTGCTCGAAGCCCTCGGCGGATCTCGGGCGACCGTCGACCCGGCCGCCCTCTCCGCAGGTGAGCGGCAGCTGATCGCGCTGACCCGGGCCTATCTGTCGTACGCCCCCCTCGTCCTGCTCGACGAGGCCACCTGCCACCTCGACCCGCGGGCCGAGGAACGCGCCGAGCGGGCCTTCGCGAGCCGGCCGGGCACCACGCTGGTCGTCGTCGCCCACCGGATCAGCTCCGCCCGCCGCGCCGGGCGCGTGCTGCTGATGGACGGCCCGCGCACGGCGTACGGCACCCACGAGGAGCTGGTGCGCGACTCGCCGGCGTACCGCGAACTCGTGGGCGGCTGGACGGCCGTGGTTCCGAAGCGGTCAGAGCCAGCCCTGTCCCTGGGAGATCCTGATCGCGTCGATGCGGTTGCGGGCCCCGGTCTTGCGGGTGATCGCGGCCATGTAGTTGCGCACGGTCCCGTGGGACAGGCACAGGCTTCCCGCGATCTCCGCGATGGACGCCCCCTCGGCCGCGAGGGATAA
- a CDS encoding SpoIIE family protein phosphatase, giving the protein MVGVSDGHRSAQAPASARTRVGRPLLSLALASMMDEVHAHSGAVYLLAADEPVLEMAVMAGLPRAFAAPWERVGLSAPIPVAEAARERRLVWVGGEHEMARRYPRIAVVLPYPFALAAVPVATSSKVYGAVFVTWPGSHPPDLSDREREHLVAACGRLAMRLERAVEDNLSPHAEPDLLAAAHVGSPAGTLGTVEAARMVARLPYGLCSLDLHGRISFANDAAAELIGVPVSQLLGSQLWAAVPWLNDPVYEDRYRAALLSQHSTSFVALRPPGDWLSFRLYPSTTGLSVRVSRARAVTEMNRSGPQPGDSPPRLVTISQLLSLAGALTEAVGVQDVVQLVADEIAPAVGSQALVVLGSRAGRLRVLGHRGYADARVVERFDGLPLTEPTPGTHALTTGVPAFFDSREQLERLYPRRHATPDGFEAWAYLPLIASGRPVGTCVLAYTERHPFPADERAVLTSLGGLIAQALERAVLYDAKHQLAHGLQAALLPHGLPSLPGIDAAARYLPATQGMDIGGDFYDLVPVDGVAAAVIGDVQGHNVTAAGLMGQIRTAVRAYTTVGHTPAEVMRSTNRLLIDLGAELFASCLYLRLDPRRGRAVMARAGHPPPLLRRPDGRVRVLDLAGGPLLGIDGSAVYPTTEVDLAPGSVLALYTDGLIESPGVDIEDALADLGRQLAEAGDRPLEELADELVRRSAAARERIDDVALLLLRAGD; this is encoded by the coding sequence GTGGTCGGCGTGTCCGACGGGCACAGGTCCGCCCAGGCTCCGGCGAGCGCACGGACCCGCGTGGGACGGCCGCTGCTCTCCCTCGCGCTGGCGTCGATGATGGACGAGGTGCACGCTCACTCCGGCGCGGTGTATCTCCTGGCCGCCGACGAACCCGTACTGGAGATGGCGGTGATGGCGGGCCTGCCACGGGCGTTCGCGGCGCCCTGGGAGCGGGTGGGGCTCAGCGCGCCGATCCCGGTCGCGGAGGCGGCGCGGGAGCGGCGGCTGGTGTGGGTGGGCGGCGAGCACGAGATGGCGCGCCGCTATCCGCGGATCGCCGTGGTGCTGCCGTATCCCTTCGCGCTGGCCGCAGTGCCGGTGGCGACCTCGTCCAAGGTGTACGGCGCCGTCTTCGTGACCTGGCCCGGTTCGCACCCGCCGGACCTGTCCGACCGGGAGCGGGAGCACCTGGTCGCGGCCTGCGGGCGGCTCGCGATGCGGTTGGAGCGGGCGGTGGAGGACAACCTGTCGCCGCACGCCGAACCGGATCTGCTGGCCGCGGCCCACGTCGGAAGCCCGGCCGGGACGCTGGGCACGGTGGAGGCGGCACGGATGGTGGCGAGACTGCCGTACGGCCTGTGTTCGCTCGATCTGCACGGGCGGATCTCCTTCGCCAACGACGCGGCGGCCGAGCTGATCGGTGTCCCGGTCTCCCAGTTGCTGGGCTCGCAGCTGTGGGCGGCGGTGCCCTGGCTCAACGATCCGGTCTACGAGGACCGTTACCGGGCCGCGCTGCTCAGCCAGCACAGCACGTCGTTCGTGGCGCTGCGGCCGCCCGGGGACTGGCTGTCGTTCCGGCTGTACCCGAGCACGACCGGGCTGAGCGTCCGGGTCAGCCGGGCCCGGGCGGTGACGGAGATGAACCGGTCCGGTCCGCAGCCCGGCGACTCGCCGCCCCGGCTGGTCACGATCTCGCAGCTGCTGAGCCTGGCCGGGGCGCTGACCGAGGCGGTGGGTGTGCAGGACGTGGTGCAGCTGGTGGCGGACGAGATCGCCCCGGCGGTGGGGAGCCAGGCACTGGTCGTGCTCGGCTCACGGGCGGGGCGGCTGCGCGTGCTCGGGCATCGCGGGTATGCGGACGCGCGGGTCGTGGAGCGGTTCGACGGGCTGCCACTGACGGAACCGACGCCGGGTACGCACGCCCTGACCACCGGGGTGCCGGCGTTCTTCGACTCCCGGGAGCAGTTGGAGCGCCTGTACCCGAGGCGGCACGCCACCCCCGACGGGTTCGAGGCCTGGGCCTATCTGCCGCTGATCGCCTCCGGGCGCCCGGTGGGCACCTGTGTACTGGCCTACACCGAACGGCACCCCTTCCCCGCGGACGAGCGGGCGGTGCTGACGAGTCTCGGCGGGCTGATCGCGCAGGCCCTGGAGCGGGCCGTCCTGTACGACGCGAAGCACCAGTTGGCGCACGGCCTGCAGGCGGCCCTGCTGCCGCACGGCCTGCCTTCGCTGCCCGGCATCGACGCGGCGGCCCGCTATCTGCCGGCCACGCAGGGCATGGACATCGGCGGCGACTTCTACGACCTGGTGCCGGTGGACGGGGTGGCCGCGGCGGTGATCGGGGACGTGCAGGGACACAACGTGACGGCGGCCGGGCTGATGGGGCAGATCCGGACGGCGGTACGGGCGTACACGACCGTCGGCCACACACCGGCGGAGGTCATGCGCTCGACGAACCGGCTGCTGATCGACCTCGGCGCCGAGCTGTTCGCGAGCTGCCTGTATCTGCGGCTCGATCCGCGGCGGGGCCGGGCCGTCATGGCCCGGGCCGGGCATCCGCCGCCGCTGCTCAGGCGGCCGGACGGCCGGGTGCGGGTGCTGGACCTGGCCGGGGGCCCGCTGCTGGGCATCGACGGCTCGGCCGTCTACCCGACGACGGAGGTGGACCTCGCGCCCGGTTCCGTCCTCGCCCTCTACACCGACGGCCTGATCGAGTCCCCCGGTGTCGACATCGAGGACGCGCTCGCCGATCTGGGACGGCAACTCGCCGAGGCCGGTGACCGTCCGCTCGAGGAGCTGGCCGACGAACTCGTCCGGCGCAGCGCGGCCGCGCGGGAGCGGATCGACGACGTGGCGTTGCTGTTGCTGCGGGCCGGCGACTGA
- a CDS encoding S1 family peptidase: protein MSHKRIPKRKAAFAAGTVVALGAAAILLPNANASQDGSSNDAAAIAPKTLKATDASDLASQLEELLGDAFAGSYYDSDSQQLVVNVISGDNNNVVVQAKKAGAKVREVDNSLTELAVGAKTLKEEATIPGTSWAVDPRTNKILVTADSTVTGDKWNTIESTVKSLGSDMATIKKSAGTFKTFVSGGDAIFGGGARCSLGFNVTAGDGSPAFLTAGHCGVAAEQWADAEDGQPIATVDQATFPGDGDFALVKYDDPATEAPSEVNVGGGQTVAISQAADAEVGLQVFRMGSTTGLADGQVLGLDATVNYPEGTVTGLIQTDVCAEPGDSGGSLFTQDGSAIGLTSGGSGDCTAGGETFFQPVTTALTAVGATLGAGDAAGGAGAGDEQAGGEEAGAGAGDEAGAGGEAGAGGDAGAGAGEEAGAGGDASASPGEEVGAGQEVGGEEAGGDVIGGEEAGNGAGDAAGDAAGDAAGQAHN from the coding sequence TTGAGTCACAAGCGAATTCCGAAGCGCAAGGCCGCGTTCGCGGCAGGCACCGTAGTGGCGCTCGGAGCTGCCGCGATTCTGCTGCCCAACGCCAACGCGTCCCAGGACGGTTCGTCGAATGACGCGGCGGCCATCGCGCCGAAGACTCTGAAGGCGACGGACGCCTCGGACCTCGCCTCGCAGCTCGAGGAGTTGCTCGGCGACGCCTTCGCCGGTTCCTACTACGACTCCGACAGCCAGCAGCTCGTCGTGAACGTCATATCCGGTGACAACAACAACGTCGTCGTGCAGGCGAAGAAGGCCGGTGCGAAGGTCCGCGAGGTCGACAACAGCCTCACCGAACTGGCGGTCGGCGCGAAGACCCTGAAGGAGGAGGCGACCATCCCGGGCACGTCCTGGGCGGTCGACCCGCGCACCAACAAGATCCTCGTGACCGCCGACAGCACGGTCACCGGCGACAAGTGGAACACCATCGAGTCGACCGTGAAGAGCCTCGGCTCCGACATGGCGACCATCAAGAAGTCGGCCGGCACCTTCAAGACCTTCGTGTCCGGCGGTGACGCGATCTTCGGCGGCGGCGCCCGCTGCTCGCTCGGCTTCAACGTCACCGCGGGCGACGGCAGCCCCGCCTTCCTGACCGCAGGTCACTGCGGGGTCGCGGCCGAGCAGTGGGCGGACGCCGAGGACGGTCAGCCCATCGCCACCGTCGACCAGGCCACCTTCCCCGGCGACGGCGACTTCGCCCTGGTCAAGTACGACGACCCGGCGACCGAGGCACCCAGCGAGGTCAACGTCGGCGGCGGTCAGACCGTCGCGATCAGCCAGGCCGCGGACGCCGAGGTGGGCCTCCAGGTCTTCCGGATGGGCAGCACCACGGGCCTCGCCGACGGCCAGGTCCTCGGACTCGACGCCACGGTCAACTACCCGGAGGGCACCGTCACGGGGCTCATCCAGACCGACGTCTGCGCCGAACCCGGCGACAGCGGCGGTTCGCTGTTCACCCAGGACGGCTCGGCGATCGGTCTGACCTCCGGCGGCAGCGGCGACTGCACCGCCGGCGGCGAGACCTTCTTCCAGCCGGTGACCACCGCCCTGACGGCGGTCGGCGCCACGCTCGGCGCGGGTGACGCGGCCGGCGGCGCGGGTGCGGGCGACGAGCAGGCCGGCGGCGAGGAGGCCGGCGCTGGTGCCGGTGACGAGGCTGGTGCCGGTGGCGAGGCGGGCGCCGGTGGCGACGCCGGGGCCGGTGCGGGCGAGGAGGCCGGTGCCGGTGGCGACGCAAGCGCGAGCCCCGGTGAGGAGGTCGGCGCCGGTCAGGAAGTCGGCGGCGAGGAGGCCGGCGGTGACGTGATCGGCGGCGAGGAGGCCGGCAACGGCGCGGGCGATGCGGCGGGCGATGCCGCCGGCGATGCCGCGGGCCAGGCGCACAACTGA
- a CDS encoding PaaI family thioesterase, producing MTMTPAEADKLLADNFAPWVLDLGLSVETLGDDHAVLRLPWSQRLAREGGALSGQALMAAADTATVIAVSAARGAYGPMTTVQQSTSFQRAVSGSDVLIKAVVTKLGRRMAFADITMTESATGDLAARASTVYALLG from the coding sequence ATGACGATGACGCCCGCCGAAGCCGACAAGCTCCTCGCCGACAACTTCGCCCCTTGGGTCCTCGACCTCGGCCTGTCGGTCGAGACGCTCGGCGACGACCATGCGGTCCTGCGACTCCCCTGGTCACAGCGGTTGGCGAGGGAGGGTGGCGCCTTGTCGGGCCAGGCCCTGATGGCCGCAGCCGACACCGCCACCGTGATCGCCGTCTCGGCGGCCAGAGGCGCCTACGGACCGATGACGACGGTGCAGCAGTCCACCAGCTTCCAGCGGGCGGTGTCCGGTTCGGATGTCCTGATCAAGGCGGTCGTCACCAAGCTGGGCCGCCGCATGGCGTTCGCCGACATCACGATGACCGAATCCGCGACGGGTGACCTCGCGGCCCGCGCGAGCACGGTCTACGCCCTTCTGGGCTGA
- a CDS encoding HlyD family efflux transporter periplasmic adaptor subunit — translation MQFRQQALAKLQSPEELDLPVRFARPQGWLVMSVTVVVMAAAAVWAVTGSVASTVSAPAILTHGQGSYILQSPVAGQVTQVIAKEGTQLPANSPVLKVRTTEGDSVVRTVAAGRLTALAATIGQIISTGANVAAVEKVAHASDPMYATVYVPAENAASIPGNAAVDLTVSSVPTQEYGVLRGHVKSVDRSAQSAQQIAAFLGDSQLGEQFTKDGRPVAVLVRLDKSKGTKSGYRWSSAEGPPFTLTSMTVASGSIRLADQRPVDWLLP, via the coding sequence GTGCAGTTCCGCCAACAGGCCCTCGCCAAGCTTCAGTCACCGGAGGAGCTCGACCTTCCGGTGCGCTTCGCCCGTCCGCAGGGCTGGCTGGTGATGTCCGTGACGGTGGTCGTGATGGCCGCCGCCGCCGTGTGGGCGGTGACCGGCTCGGTGGCCTCCACGGTGAGCGCGCCCGCCATCCTCACGCACGGGCAGGGCAGTTACATCCTGCAGAGCCCGGTCGCGGGCCAGGTCACGCAGGTGATCGCCAAGGAGGGCACCCAGCTGCCCGCCAACTCCCCCGTACTGAAGGTCCGTACGACCGAGGGCGACTCCGTCGTCCGCACGGTCGCCGCGGGCCGGCTCACCGCTCTGGCGGCCACCATCGGGCAGATCATCTCGACCGGCGCGAACGTCGCCGCCGTGGAGAAGGTCGCCCACGCCTCCGATCCGATGTACGCCACGGTCTATGTGCCCGCCGAGAACGCGGCCTCCATCCCCGGGAACGCCGCCGTGGACCTCACCGTCTCCTCGGTGCCCACCCAGGAGTACGGCGTGCTGCGCGGCCATGTGAAGTCGGTGGACCGCTCGGCCCAGTCGGCGCAGCAGATCGCCGCGTTCCTCGGGGACAGCCAGCTCGGCGAGCAGTTCACCAAGGACGGCCGGCCGGTCGCCGTACTCGTGAGGCTGGACAAGTCCAAGGGCACGAAGAGCGGTTACCGGTGGTCCTCCGCCGAGGGCCCGCCGTTCACCCTCACCTCCATGACCGTGGCCTCGGGTTCGATCCGGCTGGCCGATCAGCGTCCCGTCGATTGGCTGCTGCCGTGA
- a CDS encoding NHLP family bacteriocin export ABC transporter peptidase/permease/ATPase subunit, producing the protein MSTAQDTRSRRRSAPPKRPVPKGKSKTVRTPTVLQMEAVECGAASLAMVLGHYGKHVPLEELRIACGVSRDGSRASNLLKAARSYGLTAKGMQMDTAALAEVKTPAVLFWEFNHYVVYDGMGRRFGRRGVYINDPGKGRRFVPMEDFDGSFTGVVLVMEPGEGFTRGGRKPGVLGAMPARLRGTAGTMPTAVLASLLLVLVGAATPALSRTYIDMFLIGGQTSLLGVLFASMGACVALTLALTWLQQANLLHGRIISSTLSSARFLRHLLRLPVTFFSQRSPADLVQRLQSNDQVAETLARDLAAAGVDAVVVVLYAILLYTYDPQLTYVGIGVALLNVVAMRVVIRLRATRTAKLRADSARLTNTAYTGLQLIETMKATGGEDGYFRKWAGQHATTLEEQQRLGVPSAWLGVVAPMLATFNSALILWIGGMRAIEGGISVGLLVAFQALVTRFTAPITRLNGVAGRIQDFAADVARLKDVENFKADPLYGRPGAGDSTRRLHGHVELQNITFGYNPLDKPLLTGFDLTVGPGQQVALVGGSGSGKSTVSRLISGLYTPWEGVIRIDGQRLDDIPRGALASSVSFVDQDVFLFEGSVRDNVALWDPSIPDDAVVDALRDAALYDVVMRRPGGIHSRVEQDGRNFSGGQRQRLEIARALVRRPSILVLDEVTSALDAETELVVMDNLRKRGCACVVIAHRLSTVRDSDEIVVLQHGTIVERGRHEELVARGGAYAALVKER; encoded by the coding sequence GTGAGCACCGCACAGGACACCCGGAGCAGGCGCCGTTCCGCCCCGCCCAAGCGCCCGGTCCCCAAGGGGAAGTCGAAGACGGTCCGTACGCCCACCGTCCTCCAGATGGAGGCCGTGGAATGTGGCGCGGCCTCCCTCGCGATGGTGCTCGGCCACTACGGCAAGCACGTGCCGCTGGAGGAGCTGCGCATCGCCTGCGGTGTCTCCCGGGACGGCTCGCGCGCCAGCAATCTCCTCAAGGCGGCCCGCAGTTACGGCCTGACCGCCAAGGGCATGCAGATGGACACGGCCGCACTCGCCGAGGTGAAGACGCCGGCGGTGCTGTTCTGGGAGTTCAACCACTACGTCGTCTACGACGGCATGGGCCGCCGCTTCGGCCGCCGCGGTGTCTACATCAACGACCCCGGCAAGGGCCGCCGTTTCGTCCCGATGGAGGACTTCGACGGCAGCTTCACCGGCGTCGTGCTGGTGATGGAGCCCGGCGAGGGCTTCACCAGGGGCGGCCGCAAGCCGGGTGTTCTCGGCGCGATGCCGGCCCGGCTGCGCGGCACCGCGGGCACCATGCCGACGGCGGTGCTGGCGAGCCTGCTGCTGGTGCTGGTCGGCGCGGCCACTCCCGCGCTGAGCCGCACCTACATCGACATGTTCCTGATCGGGGGGCAGACCTCGCTGCTCGGCGTGCTGTTCGCGTCGATGGGGGCCTGCGTGGCCCTCACCCTCGCCCTGACCTGGCTCCAGCAGGCGAATCTGCTGCACGGCCGCATCATCTCCTCGACGCTGTCCAGCGCCCGCTTCCTGCGCCATCTGCTGCGCCTTCCGGTGACGTTCTTCTCCCAGCGCAGCCCGGCCGACCTGGTGCAGCGCCTGCAGTCCAACGACCAGGTGGCCGAGACCCTGGCCCGTGACCTCGCGGCGGCGGGCGTCGACGCCGTGGTCGTCGTCCTCTACGCGATCCTGCTCTACACCTACGATCCCCAGCTCACCTATGTCGGTATCGGTGTGGCCCTGCTGAACGTGGTGGCCATGCGGGTCGTCATCCGACTGCGCGCGACGCGTACGGCGAAGCTGCGCGCCGACAGCGCCCGGCTCACCAACACCGCCTACACCGGTCTGCAGTTGATCGAGACGATGAAGGCGACCGGCGGCGAGGACGGCTACTTCCGCAAGTGGGCCGGGCAGCACGCCACCACGTTGGAGGAGCAGCAGCGGCTGGGGGTGCCGAGCGCCTGGCTGGGCGTGGTCGCCCCGATGCTGGCCACCTTCAACAGCGCCCTCATCCTCTGGATCGGCGGCATGCGGGCGATCGAGGGCGGTATCTCCGTCGGTCTGCTGGTCGCCTTCCAGGCACTGGTCACCCGCTTCACCGCGCCGATCACCCGCCTGAACGGCGTGGCCGGCCGCATCCAGGACTTCGCGGCGGACGTGGCCCGGCTGAAGGACGTGGAGAACTTCAAGGCCGACCCGCTCTACGGGCGCCCCGGCGCCGGCGACTCCACCCGCAGGCTGCACGGCCATGTCGAGCTGCAGAACATCACCTTCGGCTACAACCCGCTCGACAAGCCCCTGCTGACCGGCTTCGACCTGACCGTCGGACCCGGCCAGCAGGTGGCGCTGGTCGGCGGCTCCGGCAGCGGCAAGTCGACCGTCTCCCGGCTGATCTCGGGGCTGTACACGCCGTGGGAGGGCGTGATCCGCATCGACGGACAGCGCCTGGACGACATTCCGCGCGGCGCGCTCGCGTCCTCGGTGTCCTTCGTCGACCAGGACGTCTTCCTCTTCGAGGGCTCGGTCCGCGACAACGTGGCGCTGTGGGACCCGTCGATCCCGGACGACGCCGTGGTGGACGCGCTGCGGGACGCGGCCCTGTACGACGTGGTGATGCGCCGCCCGGGCGGCATCCACAGCAGGGTCGAGCAGGACGGCCGCAACTTCTCCGGTGGGCAGCGCCAACGCCTGGAGATCGCACGGGCGTTGGTGCGCCGACCCAGCATCCTGGTCCTCGACGAGGTGACCAGCGCGCTGGACGCGGAGACCGAGCTGGTCGTCATGGACAACCTGCGCAAGCGCGGCTGCGCCTGTGTGGTGATCGCGCACCGGCTCAGCACCGTGCGCGACAGCGACGAGATCGTCGTACTGCAACACGGCACGATCGTGGAACGCGGGCGGCACGAGGAGCTGGTGGCGCGCGGTGGCGCGTACGCGGCGCTGGTCAAGGAGCGGTGA